CTATAAGGAGGGCAAATAGAACAAGTCCAAGTACGGCAATTGCAATTGAGAAGATAACCTCCCCAAGATAAGTACTCGTTTGAAGACCTTGGCCGAGGGTACTGTTGCATATATGATGTGAAAAGGTTATATAGTCAAATATCAGCAAGCACAAAAAGGTTTCATACGTGGCATGTGAAAGaccttatcattctcaaattacTATTTGGTTCcaatatgataaataattaagTAATGTATATCTAAGTACCGCACTGACAATGACCTCacaattcactaatctaagacaGATCAACAATGAAAAAGAAGGCCGGAAGCAGTTTAAAATGAGGATGAAGGGCCAGGAAACAAATTAGTAACCGAAAAATCAGGTCAaaaccaataataataatgttaatAGTAAGCAGATAAAATAATTTCCACTAAAGAAAAGGACATGTTGGTAAACTGAGACAGGACAAATTTTCGTTTCCACCATTGCATGCACTGACTGTTGACTACAAAGTCTAGCTGGTTAGCAATTTGGCAATGCTCAGGAATTATATCGACAGCTTTCTAATGAAAAAATCCTGGGAATATCAGTTACATTTCAGAAGCTTTCTTGTGTTGCAACTTGTGTATAGCCTTTCCACACACAGTCTTCAGCATCACAGTGTACAGTacaaaaaatttgagaaacaGCGATTGCAGTTAAGAATTCAAGTATTAACTATACTATGGCACAACAGTTTTAACATCAGAATCTGAACAGACTATAGGCTTACAATCATATCCAAATATCAATAAGATCCTATAAATATTGTATGGATGAATCTGGTTAGAGGGACTTCAGTTAAACAAACAGCAAGATCATTAAATGAATGAAGATGCTTAAAAGAAGAAACATGAATTAAAAAAGATGATAGATAAAAATAGATGGTAGAGAGAGAAAATGGACTATAAAACAAACATCTGGTGTACAAGGGCTGGCCATTAAATAGGCTATTGCAATGATCAAGTTACTGTTGATCATGAATTAACATATTGTCACAATTAGCATGGATTGCAACCTAGGTTCTGTAGTTTCAAACAAGAATCTCCATGGCCAACCATAATGCAATGAACAATAACAAGGTAATTCATGAGGATAAGATGTTGGCAACTTTTATAAAATGCATCACTAGCAACACCATCAGTATGGGAACAAATAAGGTGGCTAACCATAGTACACTTACAAACAAATTGGTAACTCTAAATCTATTGACATGTCTATGCTATGTACCTTTTAAAAGAGGGTCAACTAAATCTATTGACAAGTAAGAGAAGTTTGCAAGAAACTTCTCTTAACTATTTGCACATGCAAGATTACCTAATGTCTATTTTCCAACTAGTCTGGAAAGATTATGTTTCCTTCACTACAAATTTAATACCAAACCTACAACAGAAACCAAGATGAAGAAAGAGAtgtataacaatatcacatgccatATTTCAGATTAATGTCATATGTTGGAAAAATATGGCTAGGTTCAAACCAGAAAAGCTTATTGACACTCCCACAAGGATCAACATAACTTTAGTACACAATTAAATACCAAAATGTCAAGAACATTAGTGGAAAAGAACACAAAATATGTTTCTCAGATTGACAAAAAAAATCAGGTTACTTCTTTGAGCGTCTATATCCTAAGATGATAAAAAAGACGAATCAATAATTTGCAACTTTTAGTTGCACAgagcatacaagtagatgaacttACAAGCACCTTGTATAAATTTAACTACAGACAGATTAATAGTGAGGGACCAATAATATAGGCAACAACAGTGACAAAGAAGAGCATTACCTTAAATTCTGCAGACCCCACCAGAAACAATAGGCAAGCTTGATAcagaattcttttgatgcaacaaTATTAGAGTTCAAGAACTGCTCAAAAATTCCAAAACTGAAGAACGAATTGTCATCATGAGGTAAACATAAATCTTGAAGAACTTGTGCACTGACATTCTGCCACTTGTCATAACCATCAATATGTTCATTGCCACAATACAAGAAATTTGCGTTACATATGTCATTTTTTGTTTTACAAACTGCATGCCAACAATCATCTTCACGCTCAACAGCCAGCACGTACCAGAAAGCACCGACAACCTGCACAAACACAACAAGTATAAAAACAGCACTATGCACACAATACTATATGATGTCGATTTACACAATATGAGACCTAGAAATTTGTCAGGCTGGATGAGTTAAAATCCAACCATACACTTCCAAGTGTAGCCAAATCTATGCACCAGAAAATGCTGAGAAGGCAGTGTGAAAACCAATATCCCAACAAGCTTGATAGAGAACAaaaatggaaaggaaaaaaagacATACACAAAGCCTAAGAGCaaacaaaaataagaaagaaaagaaaatggcatACAAATAACTATTAGTATTACAAAAGATTTAACACCTGAATCGACATGTATATCAACATTACAGATGTGATCGTTTAGATGTACTATACCAGTCCGTCCACCAACTGGTATCAATAATAGACCAAGATCCAAATCATTGTCTTGCtatttaagcaaaaaaaaaaaagagaaaggacaAATTCCTAACTATAGTTTATCAACTTAAGGCATGCTCACATAAGAACACTCTTTAGTTGATCTACAGCAAAGGTAAACAAATCAAGAAAGTAACATCAATTAATCAGGTTGCTAAACCAAAGCGGAATACTTACATGACAAGCTAGCATATACCACAATAAATAATATGCAGCACCTGCCCAAGCACTTTCCGCAAAGACACCAGCAGTCCTCTTTAGTTCTGATGTTAGAGGAAGAATGCGAGACAATCTAGGAATATACTGAAGCAGAACAATGGCAAACAACGCATTTTTTGTAGCCAACACATCTGATCCTTTAGATCTGTGAAGGAACCTCCAAACTACAATCTGCATGTAATTATTTAGACAGAGATCATTTTACATAAATTAGACGAAAGGCCAAAAATTTGGGCAGTGAATTTAGAGAACAAGAGCAAAGAAGCAAAATAGAGAAATTTACCAACCAACATATGTATTAACAGATTTGATATTTTAAACCACAACTAGAGAAATCAACCAAAATATTAGAAGTCCTGAGTTTGCTCTTATATGCAAAGTAAGACACTAagggtatatacatacatatatatatatatatatatatatatatatatatacatatacatatatatacatacatatacatatatatatatatacatatacatatacatatacacatatacacatatacacatatacacatatacacatatacacatatacacacacacatatatatatatatatatatatatatatgacacaaCCATTAATTTAGATTAATTCTACCTATAGCTAAGCCTTTAAGTTTCTGCCAAGTTCTTTAGCCTTTGCAAATTCATGGGCATTATCTATTTTCTACAATTAATATTTGTTTGGCTGATGCGATTAGTATGTGTATTATGTTAATCTTAAGTTGctagaaatatgcaagatatTCTTGACTATGCTTCTGGTTTtctaagtatcaaaattaagaagGCTTAGGCACCATTCAGAGATACATCATTAAGATCAAGCTACCATACACCATATTTCTACACATAAACAATAATGCAATCTGGTATCAATAGTGTAAAATTAATTAGAAGGAGATTGTTTCCTCATAGTAATAGTGAACAAAGAGAAACatgacttatataaaatcaagatATCCAGATAACTACATAAGAACACAACAGACCTGTGGAAGTGGCAGGACTGAGAGAAAGTCAATAATAAAGTTGCTTCTTAAGTATTGTTTTGCAATCTGTGCAGGGTCGATAACAAGTTCACCTCTGCCAAAAACCCGGGTTGATGGAGCAATGTAAGCAGTACGAAATTGAAGAGCCATACGAATAAGATAGAAACAATCAATGATTGTCCGCACTGTAGTTGATGCAATCGCTAACTTCCGGTCTATACCAAGGCAAGTTGATTTTTCATTTTCATCTTTTATgggaagataaaaaaataaaggatCCACTGCTACTGCAAGAATACATGATATTACAAAAAGCCTGTTCATTAGGATAAGAAATTTATCTTGAGGATCAAAAATCTTCTTCTCAGAAACCTTCAGATCTTCTGGAAAAACTTCCCTAGAAGCACCAAACCGAAATGACCGACCAAGAAATTTAAGTCCTTCAGGTCCTTTTCTCACTCCTCCCTTCAAGGATCTTGATGTGC
This DNA window, taken from Musa acuminata AAA Group cultivar baxijiao chromosome BXJ3-7, Cavendish_Baxijiao_AAA, whole genome shotgun sequence, encodes the following:
- the LOC103991967 gene encoding probable cyclic nucleotide-gated ion channel 5, with the protein product MICKMFDFGYKAQYMDGQRENFLRLEESSPRLSHASDTERMNRCTFNVEGHGRGSKSTSRSLKGGVRKGPEGLKFLGRSFRFGASREVFPEDLKVSEKKIFDPQDKFLILMNRLFVISCILAVAVDPLFFYLPIKDENEKSTCLGIDRKLAIASTTVRTIIDCFYLIRMALQFRTAYIAPSTRVFGRGELVIDPAQIAKQYLRSNFIIDFLSVLPLPQIVVWRFLHRSKGSDVLATKNALFAIVLLQYIPRLSRILPLTSELKRTAGVFAESAWAGAAYYLLWYMLACHVVGAFWYVLAVEREDDCWHAVCKTKNDICNANFLYCGNEHIDGYDKWQNVSAQVLQDLCLPHDDNSFFSFGIFEQFLNSNIVASKEFCIKLAYCFWWGLQNLSTLGQGLQTSTYLGEVIFSIAIAVLGLVLFALLIGNMQTYLQSMAIRLEEMRVKRRDSELWMHHRMLPSDLRERVRRYDQYKWLETRGVDEEGLVQSLPKDLRRDIKRHLCLALVKRVPLFENLDERLLDAICERLKPTLFTENTYILREGDPVDEMLFIIRGRLESITTDGGRSGFFNRSFLKERDFCGEELLTWALDPKSGGNLPTSTRTVKALKEVEAFALNADELKFVAGQFRRLHSRQVQHTFRFYSQLWRTWAACFIQAAWRRHARRKMVDLQQREEEAGLRNNLVGGTTSLGAAIYASRFAANALRSVYRLRNRSVRELVRLQKPPEPDFTADDAD